In Asanoa sp. WMMD1127, one genomic interval encodes:
- a CDS encoding CGNR zinc finger domain-containing protein, producing MSISLADVQRAGFPMGGEPLIALDLVDTKMLVTDPPQDLIPDEATASAWWRVQSPRLPAGPPPDLADTRRLRTAIRDLFDAHLAGRTPAADSLAAVNTAAAAVPTSLGLIAAGDGYREETRWHTEHGGNAALAATARGAIELLADETRLTRLRRCASPTCSMLFLAETTRRQWCTPNICGNRARVARHYRRAHQPPFTN from the coding sequence GTGAGCATCAGTCTGGCCGACGTCCAGCGGGCCGGCTTCCCGATGGGAGGCGAGCCGCTGATCGCGCTCGACCTGGTGGACACCAAGATGCTGGTCACGGACCCGCCGCAGGACCTGATACCCGACGAGGCGACGGCGTCCGCCTGGTGGCGGGTGCAGTCGCCCCGCCTGCCCGCGGGTCCGCCGCCGGACCTGGCCGACACGCGCCGGTTGCGCACCGCGATCCGCGACCTGTTCGACGCGCACCTCGCGGGCCGTACGCCGGCGGCCGACTCGTTGGCCGCCGTCAACACGGCCGCGGCGGCGGTCCCGACCTCGCTAGGTCTGATCGCGGCGGGCGACGGCTACCGGGAGGAAACCCGCTGGCACACCGAGCACGGCGGCAACGCGGCCCTGGCCGCCACGGCCCGCGGCGCGATCGAACTGCTCGCCGACGAGACCCGCCTGACCCGCCTGCGCCGCTGCGCCAGCCCCACCTGCTCGATGCTCTTCCTGGCCGAGACCACCCGCCGCCAGTGGTGCACCCCCAACATATGCGGCAACCGGGCCCGGGTCGCCCGCCACTACCGGCGTGCGCACCAGCCGCCCTTCACAAACTGA
- the rpe gene encoding ribulose-phosphate 3-epimerase, with amino-acid sequence MTRPSPIVAPSILAADFARLADEVHVVEGEADWLHIDVMDNHFVPNLTIGLPVVQSLRPVTQLPFDVHLMIDEPRRWAPAYADAGAYNVTFHVEASENPVALAKDLRAAGAKAGLAIDRDTPIEPYLELLPSFDTLLVMTIKAGFGGQRFLPDLLEKVRKVRTARESGHLELRIEVDGGIAADTIEQAAEAGADAFVAGTAVYGADDPAAAIRHLRSLATGAGARP; translated from the coding sequence GTGACCCGACCGTCGCCGATCGTCGCCCCCAGCATCCTCGCCGCCGACTTCGCCCGGCTCGCCGACGAGGTCCACGTGGTCGAAGGGGAGGCCGACTGGTTGCACATCGACGTCATGGACAACCATTTCGTGCCCAACCTGACGATCGGCCTGCCCGTCGTGCAGAGCCTGCGCCCGGTCACCCAGCTGCCGTTCGACGTGCACCTGATGATCGACGAGCCGCGCCGGTGGGCGCCGGCCTACGCCGACGCGGGCGCCTACAACGTCACCTTCCACGTCGAGGCCAGTGAGAACCCGGTCGCGCTGGCCAAGGACCTGCGGGCCGCCGGCGCCAAGGCCGGCCTGGCGATCGACCGGGACACCCCGATCGAGCCCTACCTCGAGCTGCTGCCCAGCTTCGACACGCTGCTGGTGATGACCATCAAGGCCGGCTTCGGCGGCCAGCGCTTCCTGCCCGACCTGCTGGAGAAGGTGCGCAAGGTCCGCACGGCCCGGGAGAGCGGCCATCTGGAGCTGCGCATCGAGGTCGACGGCGGGATCGCCGCCGACACGATCGAGCAGGCGGCGGAGGCCGGCGCCGACGCGTTCGTCGCGGGCACCGCGGTCTACGGCGCCGACGACCCGGCCGCCGCGATCCGCCATCTGCGGTCGCTGGCCACCGGGGCCGGGGCACGGCCATGA
- the ribD gene encoding bifunctional diaminohydroxyphosphoribosylaminopyrimidine deaminase/5-amino-6-(5-phosphoribosylamino)uracil reductase RibD — translation MASGVSVDEAMRRAIALGARGLGTTSPNPVVGCVLLDAEGEVVGEGFHAYAGGPHAEIVALAQAGDRARGGTAIVTLEPCNHTGRTGPCTRALINAGVAKVVVGVADPDPVARGGAETLRAAGVEVQMGVREDEAEAGNIAWLTSVRRGWPYVTWKYAATLDGRSAAADGTSMWITSEAARMDVHALRCASDAVMVGIGTVLADDPRLTARNLRDGSLAIRQPLRVVVDSAGRTPVDAKVRDSAAPTWVATAAAVGAGPDGHVDLQALLAALHTRGVRSVLLEGGPRLAGAFLAAGLVDKVVGYVAPKLLGAGTSALADAGVSTIAEVIDLDLTDVTRVGPDLRFTAVPRKKEG, via the coding sequence ATGGCGAGCGGCGTCTCCGTCGACGAGGCGATGCGGCGCGCGATTGCGCTCGGGGCACGCGGCCTCGGCACCACGAGTCCCAACCCCGTCGTGGGTTGTGTGCTGCTCGACGCCGAGGGCGAGGTGGTCGGCGAGGGCTTCCACGCGTACGCCGGCGGCCCGCACGCCGAGATCGTCGCGCTCGCGCAGGCCGGCGACCGGGCCCGCGGCGGCACCGCGATCGTCACCCTGGAGCCCTGCAACCACACCGGCCGCACCGGCCCCTGCACCCGTGCCCTCATCAACGCGGGCGTGGCCAAGGTCGTCGTCGGCGTGGCGGACCCGGACCCGGTCGCCCGCGGCGGCGCCGAGACCCTGCGGGCCGCGGGCGTCGAGGTCCAGATGGGCGTACGCGAGGACGAGGCCGAGGCCGGCAACATCGCCTGGCTGACCAGCGTGCGCCGGGGCTGGCCCTACGTGACCTGGAAGTACGCCGCCACCCTCGACGGCCGGTCCGCAGCCGCCGACGGCACCAGCATGTGGATCACCTCCGAGGCCGCCCGCATGGACGTGCACGCGCTGCGCTGTGCGAGCGACGCCGTCATGGTCGGCATCGGCACCGTGCTCGCCGACGACCCCCGGCTGACCGCCCGCAACCTGCGCGACGGCTCGCTGGCGATCCGGCAGCCGCTGCGGGTCGTGGTGGACAGCGCCGGGCGTACGCCGGTCGACGCCAAGGTCCGCGACAGCGCCGCGCCGACCTGGGTCGCCACCGCCGCGGCGGTCGGCGCGGGTCCGGACGGGCACGTCGACCTGCAGGCGCTGCTCGCGGCCCTGCACACCCGCGGCGTCCGCTCGGTGCTGCTGGAGGGCGGCCCGCGACTGGCCGGCGCGTTCCTCGCCGCCGGGCTGGTCGACAAGGTGGTCGGCTACGTCGCGCCCAAGCTGCTCGGCGCCGGCACCTCCGCGCTCGCCGACGCGGGCGTCTCCACCATCGCCGAGGTCATCGACCTCGACCTCACCGATGTCACGCGGGTCGGCCCTGACCTGCGGTTCACCGCTGTGCCACGCAAGAAGGAGGGCTGA
- a CDS encoding riboflavin synthase, giving the protein MFTGIIEELGEMVGWTATGDDSGLIAIRGKTVVDDLKHGDSISVNGVCLTAVEISADGFTADVMGETLRRSSLGELHPGDPVNLERAARLDSRLGGHLVQGHVDGVARIVGREPAEQWTTVRFELPAAIRRYVVEKGSITVDGVSLTVMEAGADTFSVGLIPTTLSLTTLGHKQIGDLVNLEVDVIAKYVERLLGERS; this is encoded by the coding sequence ATGTTCACCGGCATCATCGAGGAGCTCGGCGAGATGGTCGGCTGGACCGCGACCGGCGACGACTCCGGCCTGATCGCGATCCGCGGCAAGACCGTCGTCGACGACCTGAAGCACGGCGACTCGATCTCGGTCAACGGTGTCTGCCTGACCGCGGTCGAGATCTCCGCCGACGGCTTCACCGCCGACGTGATGGGCGAGACGCTGCGCCGCTCGTCGCTCGGCGAGCTGCACCCCGGCGACCCCGTCAACCTGGAACGGGCCGCCCGGCTCGACAGCCGGCTCGGCGGCCACCTCGTGCAGGGGCACGTCGACGGCGTCGCCCGGATCGTCGGCCGTGAGCCCGCCGAGCAGTGGACCACCGTCCGGTTCGAGCTGCCGGCCGCCATTCGCCGTTACGTCGTGGAGAAGGGCTCGATCACGGTCGACGGCGTCTCGCTGACCGTGATGGAGGCGGGCGCCGACACGTTCTCGGTCGGCCTGATCCCGACCACGCTGTCGCTCACCACACTCGGTCACAAGCAGATCGGCGACCTGGTCAACCTCGAGGTCGACGTGATCGCGAAATATGTCGAACGGCTCCTGGGGGAGAGGTCATGA
- a CDS encoding MOSC and FAD-binding oxidoreductase domain-containing protein produces MATLLSVNVGMPKDVAWQGRTVHTGVWKAPVSGRRMVRRLNVDGDGQGDLDGHGGEQRAVLVYQTDSYAHWSRFFAKDLGGHGAFGENFTVDGLSDDEVHIGDRYRIGEAEFEVSQPRVTCFRVGMRLGEPRLPALLVGHHRPGFYLRVITEGTVGAGDEIVRTRVGPHEVSVAEVDALLYLPDPDHDRIRAALDIPALSPGWQASFREVLAGGGGLAPIPVGHEPPWTGFRQLRVARMVAETDSITSIYLAADDDRPLPPAEAGQYLTVKVAAGVRSYSFSDPAAWRISVKREEHGAVSGPLQRLRPGALLDVAAARGEFTLAGGTDPVLLISAGIGVTPVLAMLHRLAADGDTRQIWWIHTTHDQRQYAFGPEIQGLLAKLPNAQEHVYYSTQTRLTAGVLESMGLPTDADAYVCGPESFMDDVRAALVDVGLKPDRVKTEFFAARAAINPGITDANRRSPHPPPGEPGTGPAVTFARSGLTVPMPDDGRSLLELAEACDVPTRWSCRTGVCHTCETGLLSGAVTFDPEPLEPAGPGNTLICCSRPRGEVVLDL; encoded by the coding sequence ATGGCGACGCTGTTGTCGGTCAACGTCGGGATGCCCAAGGACGTGGCGTGGCAGGGCCGCACCGTCCACACCGGAGTGTGGAAGGCGCCGGTGAGCGGGAGACGGATGGTGCGCCGACTGAACGTCGACGGCGACGGCCAGGGCGACCTCGACGGGCACGGCGGCGAGCAACGGGCGGTGCTGGTCTACCAGACCGACTCGTACGCGCACTGGTCGCGGTTCTTCGCCAAGGACCTGGGCGGCCACGGCGCGTTCGGTGAGAACTTCACGGTCGACGGCCTGTCCGACGACGAGGTGCACATCGGCGACCGCTACCGGATCGGCGAGGCCGAGTTCGAGGTCAGCCAGCCGCGGGTGACCTGCTTCCGGGTCGGCATGCGGCTGGGCGAGCCGCGGCTGCCGGCGCTGCTCGTCGGCCACCACCGGCCCGGCTTCTACCTGCGGGTGATCACCGAGGGTACGGTCGGCGCCGGCGACGAGATCGTCCGCACCCGGGTCGGCCCGCACGAGGTCAGTGTCGCGGAGGTCGACGCGCTGCTCTACCTGCCGGATCCCGACCACGACCGGATCCGCGCCGCCCTCGACATCCCGGCGCTCAGCCCCGGCTGGCAGGCCTCGTTCCGCGAGGTGCTCGCCGGCGGCGGTGGCCTCGCGCCGATCCCGGTCGGCCACGAGCCGCCGTGGACCGGCTTCCGCCAGCTGCGCGTCGCCCGGATGGTCGCCGAGACCGACTCGATCACGTCCATCTACCTCGCCGCCGACGACGACCGGCCGCTGCCGCCGGCCGAGGCCGGCCAGTACCTGACGGTGAAGGTCGCCGCGGGCGTGCGCTCGTACTCGTTCTCCGACCCGGCCGCCTGGCGCATCAGCGTCAAGCGCGAGGAGCACGGCGCGGTCAGCGGCCCGCTGCAACGCCTGCGGCCCGGCGCCCTGCTCGACGTCGCCGCGGCGCGCGGGGAGTTCACGCTGGCCGGCGGCACCGACCCGGTCCTGCTGATCTCGGCCGGGATCGGCGTGACGCCGGTGCTGGCGATGCTGCACCGGCTGGCCGCCGACGGCGACACCCGCCAGATTTGGTGGATCCACACGACCCACGACCAGCGCCAGTACGCGTTCGGCCCGGAGATCCAAGGACTGCTGGCGAAGCTGCCGAACGCGCAGGAGCACGTCTACTACTCGACGCAGACCCGACTGACGGCCGGCGTGCTGGAGTCCATGGGGTTGCCGACGGACGCCGACGCGTACGTCTGCGGTCCGGAGTCCTTCATGGACGATGTGCGGGCCGCGCTGGTCGACGTGGGTCTCAAGCCCGACCGGGTGAAGACGGAGTTCTTCGCGGCCCGCGCCGCCATCAACCCCGGCATCACCGACGCGAACCGCCGCTCTCCGCACCCACCGCCCGGCGAGCCCGGCACCGGGCCGGCGGTCACGTTCGCCCGCAGCGGCCTGACCGTGCCCATGCCCGACGACGGCCGTTCACTGCTGGAGCTGGCCGAGGCGTGCGACGTCCCGACCCGCTGGTCCTGCCGCACGGGCGTCTGCCACACCTGCGAAACCGGCCTGCTCTCGGGCGCCGTCACCTTCGACCCGGAGCCCCTCGAACCCGCGGGACCGGGCAACACCCTGATCTGCTGCTCCCGCCCCCGCGGCGAAGTGGTGCTGGACCTCTAG
- a CDS encoding response regulator — translation MSERDQVALEPVNRLGLILIVDDDEDIARFVGISLKLHGFDVMHARDGQEALELIERIRPDLCVVDLMMPRIDGVELTQRLRADPMNAALPIIMLTAKGLTVDKVHGLRAGADDYMVKPFDTSELVARVESTLRRNREYREVSPLTGLPGNTRISREITDRVRNGADYAVAYIDIDRFKSVNDVYGFGRGDEFIGALARSLHRAVTVAGLPPAFLGHIGGDDFVIVCAPPQVRPLAEQAVLDFEKTTDGLYDERDAARGYVEVRDRRNNIQRAALVTLSIGVALSSGDRRFNDPREIIALANEMKSVAKSQPGSYVAVDRRLAPG, via the coding sequence ATGAGCGAGCGGGACCAGGTCGCCCTGGAGCCGGTCAACCGGCTCGGGCTGATCCTGATCGTCGACGACGACGAAGATATCGCCCGGTTCGTCGGGATCAGTCTCAAGCTGCACGGGTTCGACGTGATGCACGCCCGCGACGGTCAGGAGGCGCTGGAGCTGATCGAGCGGATCCGGCCGGACCTGTGCGTGGTCGACCTGATGATGCCCCGCATCGACGGCGTCGAGCTGACCCAACGGCTGCGCGCCGACCCGATGAACGCCGCTCTGCCGATCATCATGCTGACCGCCAAGGGGCTGACCGTCGACAAGGTGCACGGGCTGCGGGCGGGCGCCGACGACTACATGGTCAAGCCGTTCGACACGTCCGAGCTCGTCGCCCGGGTCGAGTCGACGCTGCGCCGCAACCGGGAATACCGCGAGGTCTCGCCGCTGACCGGCCTGCCCGGCAACACCCGGATCAGCCGCGAGATCACCGACCGGGTGCGCAACGGGGCCGACTACGCGGTCGCCTACATCGACATCGACCGGTTCAAGAGCGTCAACGACGTCTACGGCTTCGGCCGCGGCGACGAGTTCATCGGCGCGCTGGCCCGCAGCCTGCACCGGGCGGTCACCGTGGCCGGCCTGCCGCCCGCGTTCCTCGGCCACATCGGCGGCGACGACTTCGTGATCGTCTGCGCCCCGCCGCAGGTCCGGCCGCTGGCCGAGCAGGCCGTGCTCGACTTCGAGAAGACCACCGACGGGCTCTACGACGAGCGCGACGCCGCCCGTGGCTACGTCGAGGTGCGCGACCGGCGCAACAACATCCAGCGGGCGGCCCTGGTCACCCTCTCCATCGGGGTGGCCCTGTCCAGCGGCGACCGCCGGTTCAACGACCCGCGCGAGATCATCGCCCTGGCCAACGAGATGAAGAGCGTGGCGAAGAGCCAGCCCGGCTCGTACGTGGCCGTCGACCGCCGCCTCGCTCCGGGGTGA
- the ribH gene encoding 6,7-dimethyl-8-ribityllumazine synthase: MAGFGEPDVATVDASGLTVGIVAARWHAELTDHMVDRAVAAAKASAVADVAVARVAGSVEIPVVAQALAKKYDVVVALGVVIRGATAHFDYVCRSVTDGLTRVALDTGKPVAHGVLTVNTLEQAQDRAGLPGSAEDKGWAATIAALDAALAIRAL; encoded by the coding sequence ATGGCGGGTTTCGGCGAACCGGACGTGGCCACTGTGGACGCATCGGGCCTGACGGTGGGCATCGTGGCGGCCCGCTGGCACGCGGAGCTGACGGACCACATGGTCGACCGCGCGGTGGCCGCGGCCAAGGCCTCGGCCGTCGCGGACGTGGCGGTGGCCCGGGTCGCGGGCTCGGTCGAGATCCCGGTGGTGGCCCAGGCGCTGGCGAAGAAGTACGACGTCGTGGTCGCCCTCGGCGTCGTCATCCGCGGCGCGACGGCCCACTTCGACTACGTCTGCCGGTCGGTGACGGACGGCCTGACCCGGGTCGCCCTCGACACGGGCAAGCCGGTCGCGCACGGCGTGCTCACGGTGAACACCCTGGAGCAGGCGCAGGACCGGGCAGGCCTGCCGGGCTCGGCGGAGGACAAGGGCTGGGCGGCCACCATCGCCGCCCTCGACGCCGCCCTGGCCATCCGCGCTCTCTAG
- a CDS encoding bifunctional 3,4-dihydroxy-2-butanone-4-phosphate synthase/GTP cyclohydrolase II — translation MTLSTVEGAVAAIAAGRPVVVVDDEDRENEGDLIFAAELATPELLAFTVRWTSGYICAPITEEEADRLELPPMYHTNQDRRGTAYTVTVDAREGVSTGISAADRAHTIRLLASPETTATDLSRPGHVVPLRAKAGGVLRRPGHTEAAVDLAVLAGLRPAGVLCELVNDDGTMMRLPDLEKFAAEHGLPLISIADLIAYRRHHEKQVERVVETRIPTEHGVFTAYGYRSTHDSAEHVAMVYGDLDDGADVLVRVHSECLTGDVFGSLRCDCGPQLNAALARVAAEGRGVVLYMRGHEGRGIGLLHKLQAYQLQDLGRDTVDANLDLGLPADARDYGTGAQILYDLGVRSMRLLTNNPAKRAGLEGYGLTIVGREGLPVRPHPENVRYLRTKRDRMGHLIDALDDVDTAEGF, via the coding sequence ATGACGCTGTCCACAGTGGAAGGGGCCGTCGCCGCGATCGCGGCGGGCCGGCCGGTCGTGGTCGTCGACGACGAGGACCGCGAGAACGAGGGCGACCTCATCTTCGCCGCCGAGCTGGCGACGCCGGAGCTGCTCGCGTTCACGGTCCGCTGGACGTCCGGCTACATCTGCGCGCCGATCACCGAGGAAGAGGCCGACCGCCTCGAGCTGCCGCCGATGTACCACACCAACCAGGACCGGCGCGGGACCGCGTACACGGTGACCGTCGACGCCCGCGAGGGTGTCTCCACCGGCATCTCGGCCGCGGACCGCGCGCACACGATCCGGCTGCTGGCCTCGCCGGAGACGACCGCGACCGACCTGTCCCGGCCCGGCCACGTGGTGCCGCTGCGCGCCAAGGCCGGCGGCGTGCTGCGCCGGCCCGGCCACACCGAGGCGGCGGTCGACCTCGCGGTGCTGGCCGGCCTGCGGCCGGCGGGCGTGCTGTGCGAGCTCGTCAACGACGACGGCACCATGATGCGCCTGCCCGACCTGGAGAAGTTCGCGGCCGAGCACGGCCTGCCGCTCATCTCCATCGCCGACCTGATCGCCTACCGGCGGCACCACGAGAAGCAGGTCGAGCGGGTCGTGGAGACGCGGATCCCGACCGAGCACGGCGTGTTCACCGCCTACGGCTACCGCTCCACCCACGACTCGGCCGAGCACGTGGCGATGGTCTACGGCGACCTCGACGACGGTGCCGACGTGCTGGTCCGGGTGCACTCTGAATGCCTCACCGGCGACGTGTTCGGCTCACTGCGCTGCGACTGCGGCCCGCAGCTCAACGCGGCGCTGGCCCGGGTCGCGGCCGAGGGCCGTGGCGTCGTGCTCTACATGCGGGGCCACGAGGGGCGGGGCATCGGCCTGCTGCACAAGCTGCAGGCCTACCAGCTGCAGGACCTGGGCCGCGACACCGTCGACGCCAACCTCGACCTGGGCCTGCCGGCCGACGCCCGCGACTACGGCACCGGCGCGCAGATCCTCTACGACCTCGGCGTGCGCTCGATGCGCCTGCTGACGAACAACCCGGCCAAGCGGGCGGGCCTGGAGGGCTACGGGCTGACGATCGTCGGCCGCGAGGGCCTGCCGGTGCGCCCGCACCCCGAGAACGTCCGCTACCTGCGGACCAAGCGCGACCGAATGGGACACCTGATCGACGCCCTCGACGACGTCGACACGGCGGAGGGATTCTGA
- a CDS encoding SDR family oxidoreductase, giving the protein MTLKDRTVLVIGRGGGIARAATDAVREAGGSVVVAGRDAEALAAAYPDVRVETVDVTDEASVAALAERVGAVDHVVSTASARARGPVGQLDPDVVALSLRTKAVGAILLAKHFATQMPADGSFLLFSGATAVKPAAGMLAVAATNGAVDAIVRSLAVELAPIRVNAISPGTIDSGAYDALGPEKKAQLYAGRSKTNPARRIGTPGDVAEAVVFALTNTFLTGVSLGLDGGERLV; this is encoded by the coding sequence ATGACACTCAAGGACCGGACCGTGCTGGTGATCGGCCGCGGTGGCGGCATCGCCCGGGCCGCGACGGACGCCGTGCGCGAGGCGGGCGGGTCCGTGGTGGTCGCGGGCCGCGACGCGGAAGCGCTCGCCGCCGCCTATCCGGACGTGCGGGTCGAAACCGTCGACGTCACCGACGAGGCGAGCGTGGCCGCCCTGGCCGAGCGGGTCGGCGCCGTCGACCACGTGGTGAGCACCGCGTCGGCCCGGGCCCGCGGGCCGGTGGGCCAGCTCGACCCCGACGTGGTGGCGCTCTCGTTGCGCACCAAGGCGGTCGGGGCGATCCTGCTCGCCAAGCACTTCGCCACCCAGATGCCGGCCGACGGCTCGTTCCTGCTGTTCTCCGGCGCCACCGCGGTCAAGCCGGCCGCCGGCATGCTGGCCGTGGCCGCGACCAACGGCGCCGTGGACGCGATCGTCCGGTCGCTCGCGGTGGAGCTCGCGCCGATCCGGGTCAACGCGATCTCGCCGGGCACGATCGACTCGGGCGCCTACGACGCGCTGGGGCCCGAGAAGAAGGCGCAGTTGTACGCGGGCCGCAGCAAGACCAACCCGGCCCGCCGGATCGGGACGCCGGGCGACGTCGCCGAGGCGGTCGTCTTCGCGCTGACGAACACGTTCCTCACCGGGGTGTCGCTGGGTCTCGACGGCGGCGAGCGGCTGGTGTGA
- a CDS encoding IS630 family transposase: MPSPIAVSIVLTDDEREQLVTWSRRPTSAQALAARSRVVLACADGPGESNGQIAQRLGISRNTVKKWRNRFAVDRLDGLLDEPRPGRPRTVTDTDVERVITTTLETTPKDATHWSTRSLAAQVGLSQTAVSRIWRAFGLQPHRQDSWKLSKDPQFIDKVRDVVGLYLDPPERAVVLCVDEKSQIQALDRTAPVLPMLPGTPARASHDYIRAGTSSLYAALDLTTGKVIGSLHARHRAIEFRKFLTTLDREVPADLQVHLVLDNASTHKTPAIKRWLAAHPRFVLHFTPTSSSWLNLVERWFGELTTKKLQRGTHRSVRALNKDIREWIGTWNDNPKPYVWTKTADQILESIARYCTRINDSRH; encoded by the coding sequence ATGCCGTCTCCGATAGCAGTGTCGATCGTGCTCACTGATGACGAGCGTGAGCAGTTGGTTACCTGGTCACGAAGGCCGACCAGTGCGCAGGCTTTGGCGGCGCGGTCACGGGTCGTGCTGGCCTGTGCCGATGGTCCCGGCGAGTCGAACGGCCAGATCGCGCAGCGTCTGGGGATCTCGCGGAACACGGTGAAGAAGTGGCGTAATCGGTTCGCGGTCGACCGGCTCGACGGGTTGTTGGACGAGCCGCGGCCGGGCCGGCCGCGCACGGTCACCGACACCGACGTCGAGCGCGTCATCACCACGACGTTGGAGACCACGCCGAAGGACGCCACGCACTGGTCGACCCGGTCGCTGGCCGCGCAGGTCGGCCTGTCACAGACGGCGGTATCGCGGATCTGGCGGGCGTTCGGGCTGCAGCCGCACCGGCAGGACTCGTGGAAGCTGTCGAAAGACCCGCAATTCATTGACAAGGTCCGCGACGTGGTCGGTCTCTACTTGGACCCGCCGGAACGGGCGGTCGTGCTCTGCGTCGACGAAAAGTCTCAGATCCAAGCCCTCGACCGGACCGCGCCGGTCCTACCAATGCTGCCCGGCACACCCGCCAGGGCCAGTCACGACTACATCCGCGCCGGCACCTCCAGCCTCTACGCCGCCCTGGACCTGACCACCGGCAAGGTGATCGGCTCGTTGCACGCCCGACACCGGGCGATCGAGTTCCGCAAGTTTCTGACCACCCTCGACCGGGAAGTCCCCGCGGACCTACAGGTCCACCTGGTCCTGGACAACGCCTCCACACACAAGACACCAGCGATCAAACGCTGGCTGGCGGCCCACCCTCGCTTCGTCCTGCACTTCACCCCGACCAGCTCATCCTGGCTCAACCTCGTCGAGCGCTGGTTCGGCGAACTGACCACCAAGAAACTCCAACGCGGAACCCACCGCTCGGTCCGCGCCCTCAACAAAGACATCCGCGAATGGATCGGAACCTGGAACGACAACCCCAAGCCCTACGTCTGGACCAAGACCGCCGACCAGATCCTCGAATCCATCGCCCGCTACTGCACTCGAATTAACGACTCACGACACTAG
- a CDS encoding DUF427 domain-containing protein: MGLAWQQGPLSAGPVGRFLVPEPLPERLLFAERLRRRMRVRFGGSWIADSDDVVLLHEPGRYPVAYFPAAAVTPGALEPTDRVTSHPDLGATAWFTVHGGGDRTAPRAAWQFVGLPDHAKDLADRVAFAWRPMDAFYEEDERIVGHAADPYHRIDVRRTSRRLEVRDGDRVIADTSRPLVLYESGFAPRWYVPRADVDPAALTEVGGQTFCPYKGLASYYDIGRRRRAAWSYREAWPEVRAVADLVSFEPDLIEVRLDGRRLALEPGQSVVPHGIDRGLDPDEILHQEGAPR; the protein is encoded by the coding sequence ATGGGACTTGCCTGGCAGCAGGGGCCGCTGTCCGCCGGACCGGTGGGCCGGTTCCTGGTTCCCGAACCCCTGCCGGAGCGGTTGCTCTTCGCCGAACGGCTGCGCCGGCGGATGCGGGTGCGGTTCGGCGGGAGCTGGATCGCCGACAGCGACGACGTCGTGCTGCTGCACGAGCCGGGTCGCTACCCGGTGGCCTACTTCCCCGCCGCGGCGGTCACGCCCGGCGCCCTCGAGCCGACCGATCGGGTCACCAGCCATCCGGACCTCGGCGCGACGGCCTGGTTCACCGTGCACGGCGGCGGCGACCGCACCGCGCCCCGGGCGGCCTGGCAGTTCGTCGGGCTGCCCGACCACGCCAAGGACCTGGCCGACCGCGTCGCGTTCGCCTGGCGGCCGATGGACGCGTTCTACGAGGAGGACGAGCGGATCGTCGGGCACGCCGCCGACCCGTACCACCGGATCGACGTCCGGCGGACCTCCCGCCGGCTCGAGGTGCGCGACGGCGACCGGGTGATCGCCGACACCAGCCGGCCGCTCGTGCTCTACGAGTCGGGCTTCGCGCCCCGGTGGTACGTGCCGCGTGCCGACGTCGACCCCGCCGCGCTGACCGAGGTCGGCGGCCAGACGTTCTGCCCCTACAAGGGGTTGGCCAGCTACTACGACATCGGCCGGCGCCGCCGGGCCGCCTGGTCCTACCGGGAGGCGTGGCCGGAGGTGCGGGCCGTCGCCGATCTCGTCTCGTTCGAGCCCGATCTGATCGAGGTGCGGCTGGACGGCCGCCGGCTCGCGCTGGAGCCCGGCCAGTCCGTCGTGCCGCACGGCATCGACCGCGGCCTCGACCCCGACGAGATCCTGCACCAGGAGGGAGCACCACGATGA